The following are encoded in a window of Nitrospira sp. genomic DNA:
- a CDS encoding cytochrome c maturation protein CcmE — MATQPVRRRGFFVLLAVLLPAVFSVVTVSTLSVTSAAGLLEIAELLAHPEQYDHQDVVVSGAVTNVQLATNRQGQPAYGFLLKDQAGTLKVISLGQADIHEGDQVIVEGVFSRLRQVGRSIVYNEIKALSVKPLNRLNPDLVG; from the coding sequence ATGGCAACACAACCTGTCAGACGTCGCGGTTTCTTCGTACTGCTTGCAGTCCTGCTGCCGGCAGTCTTCTCTGTCGTCACCGTCAGCACACTTTCGGTGACATCGGCGGCGGGTCTCCTTGAAATCGCCGAATTGCTGGCCCACCCCGAGCAATACGATCATCAGGACGTCGTGGTGAGCGGAGCTGTGACCAACGTGCAACTCGCCACTAACCGCCAAGGACAACCGGCGTATGGGTTCCTCCTGAAAGACCAGGCCGGGACGCTCAAAGTGATCAGCCTCGGACAAGCAGACATCCATGAAGGCGACCAAGTCATCGTCGAAGGCGTCTTCAGTCGCCTGCGCCAAGTCGGCCGCTCGATCGTCTACAATGAAATCAAAGCGCTGTCAGTGAAGCCGCTCAACCGCTTGAATCCCGACCTCGTCGGATAG
- a CDS encoding PilZ domain-containing protein, whose amino-acid sequence MKEPRQAPRIRLGCRLFFSGENYHEGEGVIVDLSKSGCAAESETAVTVGMVLELTIFLPDYDWQLHLDRSIVRWIQGQTFGLEFQDLRPVHRERLRRLVATFKASQKA is encoded by the coding sequence ATGAAGGAACCGCGACAAGCCCCTCGCATTCGATTGGGATGCCGGCTCTTTTTCTCCGGCGAGAATTATCACGAAGGAGAAGGCGTGATCGTCGATCTCTCCAAGTCCGGGTGCGCGGCGGAATCAGAAACCGCGGTGACCGTTGGAATGGTTCTCGAACTCACCATTTTCCTGCCGGACTACGATTGGCAGCTACATCTGGACCGCTCGATTGTCCGATGGATCCAGGGGCAGACCTTCGGGCTGGAATTCCAGGACTTGCGGCCGGTTCATCGCGAGCGACTGCGTCGCCTGGTTGCGACGTTTAAGGCATCGCAAAAAGCTTGA
- a CDS encoding competence/damage-inducible protein A: MHATRSAHRSVIAETIAIGSELLVGGRSDSNSIFITEVLGRLGIEVRFKSIVGDDQADMVRVLKTAVSRAGVVIMTGGLGPTVDDCTREAVAKTTGRRLARRKAALDGMTARLAQWGRTPNKGQLRQAMIPTSATVVANPVGSAPGFLLTWKGATIISLPGVPREMEAMMTESVIPFLADQLARSTTIPPQPIMRLIFHTWGVPEADVDAQLLGVIPQGLPVDLGLLASPMGVLVSLTTKSGGARPVSDAVLSSLAQNVRTRLSDCLFAEGRETMEEVVGRLLHEQRLTVALAESCTGGLIGHRLTQVPGSSAYVDRGAICYSNQSKIDMLAVPEDLIATHGAVSKEVAAAMAKGIRERAGVSVGLSVTGIAGPGGATATKPVGLVYVGLDGGARGAITKEFRFHGDRSVIKQRSSQAALNLLRLWLIDRGRT, translated from the coding sequence ATGCATGCTACCCGGTCCGCCCATCGCTCGGTCATTGCTGAAACCATTGCCATCGGGTCTGAACTGTTGGTCGGCGGACGGTCCGATAGCAATTCGATTTTTATTACGGAGGTGCTGGGGCGACTGGGGATCGAGGTCCGTTTCAAGTCGATTGTGGGAGACGATCAGGCCGATATGGTGCGGGTGCTCAAGACCGCCGTGAGCCGGGCGGGGGTGGTCATCATGACCGGCGGGCTTGGGCCGACGGTGGACGATTGTACGAGAGAAGCCGTGGCGAAGACGACCGGGCGGCGACTGGCGCGCCGGAAAGCGGCGCTCGACGGAATGACGGCGCGGCTGGCTCAGTGGGGTCGGACGCCGAACAAAGGGCAGTTGCGGCAGGCGATGATCCCGACCAGCGCGACAGTGGTGGCGAATCCGGTCGGGTCCGCGCCGGGGTTTCTGCTCACGTGGAAGGGGGCGACGATCATCTCGCTCCCCGGTGTGCCGCGCGAGATGGAAGCGATGATGACGGAATCGGTCATTCCGTTCCTGGCGGATCAACTCGCTCGGTCCACAACAATCCCTCCGCAGCCGATCATGCGACTCATTTTTCACACCTGGGGTGTGCCGGAAGCGGATGTCGATGCCCAGTTGCTGGGGGTGATTCCCCAAGGCCTTCCGGTCGACTTGGGGTTGCTGGCTTCGCCGATGGGAGTGCTGGTATCGCTGACGACGAAGTCCGGCGGGGCCAGGCCGGTCTCGGATGCAGTGCTGTCGTCTCTGGCGCAGAACGTCCGTACCAGGTTGAGCGACTGTCTCTTTGCCGAAGGGCGCGAGACGATGGAGGAGGTTGTCGGGCGTTTGCTCCATGAGCAGCGGTTGACGGTGGCGCTGGCGGAATCCTGCACCGGCGGGTTGATCGGTCATCGCCTGACCCAGGTGCCGGGATCGTCCGCCTACGTTGACCGCGGGGCGATCTGCTATAGCAATCAGTCGAAGATCGACATGCTGGCGGTGCCGGAAGACCTGATTGCCACCCATGGCGCAGTCAGTAAAGAAGTTGCCGCCGCCATGGCGAAGGGGATTCGTGAACGGGCCGGAGTATCGGTCGGACTGAGTGTCACTGGCATTGCAGGTCCCGGCGGCGCGACCGCAACCAAGCCGGTTGGATTGGTCTATGTCGGACTCGATGGCGGGGCAAGGGGAGCCATCACAAAAGAGTTTCGCTTTCACGGTGATCGATCGGTCATCAAGCAGCGGTCGTCGCAGGCCGCGCTCAATCTTCTGCGTCTCTGGCTGATCGACCGTGGTCGGACATGA
- a CDS encoding chlorite dismutase family protein, with protein sequence MSSPEQTAPAQPPKRQFVNFTFYKVDPAWRRLPEAERTKGKQEFLRAVEEYAGRVLVVAYSAVGIRGDCDIMLWRISYELELFQEMTTKILASGLGQYIMTPYSYLAMTKRSIYVDHHTHEGQESKRLTVVPGKGKYIFVYPFLKTREWFLLTKAARQGMMDEHIEVGHRFPSVKLNTTYSFGLDDQEWVVAFESDKPEDFLDLVMALRETEGSRYTLRDTPIFTCIRKTVKETLDTLGG encoded by the coding sequence ATGTCGAGTCCCGAACAAACCGCACCCGCACAGCCACCCAAGCGACAATTCGTCAATTTCACATTCTATAAAGTCGATCCTGCCTGGCGCCGTCTTCCCGAAGCCGAACGCACCAAGGGGAAACAAGAGTTTCTCCGCGCCGTCGAAGAATATGCCGGTCGCGTGCTCGTCGTCGCCTACTCTGCGGTGGGCATCCGCGGCGATTGCGATATCATGCTCTGGCGCATCAGCTACGAGCTGGAACTGTTTCAGGAAATGACCACGAAGATTCTCGCGTCGGGATTGGGCCAGTACATCATGACCCCCTACTCCTACCTGGCCATGACCAAGCGTTCGATCTACGTGGATCATCATACCCATGAAGGACAGGAGAGCAAGCGCCTGACCGTGGTCCCCGGCAAGGGCAAGTACATATTCGTGTATCCCTTCCTCAAGACCCGCGAGTGGTTCCTGCTGACGAAGGCGGCCCGCCAGGGCATGATGGACGAACATATTGAAGTCGGCCATCGCTTCCCCTCAGTCAAGTTAAACACGACCTACTCATTCGGTCTCGACGACCAGGAATGGGTGGTGGCGTTTGAAAGCGATAAACCGGAAGACTTCCTCGACCTTGTGATGGCGTTGCGCGAAACCGAAGGGTCCCGCTACACGTTACGCGATACGCCGATCTTCACCTGTATCCGTAAAACCGTGAAAGAAACGCTCGATACACTCGGCGGCTAA
- a CDS encoding filamentous hemagglutinin N-terminal domain-containing protein has product MKHKVGRSGTIPGFVRIIALIFATFISFLSVIPGNARAAVATSITPTTGAGIPNTTVTQNGNVYNITDGTRAGTNLFHSFGNFSVGAGDIANFLNTPVNGSLPLTSNILGRVTGGNVSNLFGTIQTTGFGNANLFLMNPAGIVFGPTATLNVGGSVTFTTANSIRLTDTGILHADPTSTSVLTSAPVAAFGFLGSNPGAITVQGSNLSVPTGQSLSFIAGDIAIGPSEATGNPPQPAHIAAPEGRINLVSGASTGEVMASTFQPTPGMAGGSITLGPGTLVDVSGNAGGTVRIRGGSLVMDNATISADTVNANGALSAVDIQLTGDLLISADLNPAVTARTTGSGNAGDTLISSANMSVTATTEDILAVIDPHTTGSGRAGNVTITTGNLQVDGSNALGLIYFIDSGTIGLDGGHGGDVTITARTIDVNTAPISTGQSVALQSGEDATGSAGNVRISADSLHMTLSPIVTDGGFFDVGRAGDITVTAHEIMLDNSDMTALSFERGGQIRISANHLLTNESMLHANTASLAGGGVSVSADTIELTNGSQIVSDTAGNGAAGSIIIVANDHITLSAQPPFFRPSGIFSNSFGRSGSFGDAASVTITTPRLEMLNGSRINTITKSSGRGGDVAITTTGPILISGEFPKDIPEPLFSLGTIHPSGIFTSTIGGKCSGPCGSAGNIAITTGSLAMGTGSQIDSGTSSNGQGGNITIAAIDKIAMSGTLTTSQPGGIQSRTIGTAPDAGSGGNIFLTAGQSVTISDGASVSASSTGPGNAGNIAINAGQQFEMRNSSVKTEAAQASGGNIDIQAIDRIRLVNSSISTSVLGGSGSGGNITIDPNVVILQNSQVIAQAVQGAGGNISITTPLFLADASSLVDASSQFGLNGTVNIQSPTSNLAGTVSSLPSSLRQVQSLQTGRCAALADSRSSSLIVAGRDILPAEPGGWSPSPFALIMEQTEPLALASEESSPLVAAMTASADAPVSLRRLTPAGFLTQRFAESGLTGCRA; this is encoded by the coding sequence ATGAAACACAAGGTGGGTCGTTCCGGCACTATTCCTGGCTTCGTGCGCATCATCGCGTTGATCTTTGCCACCTTCATTTCGTTCCTTTCTGTCATTCCTGGAAATGCCCGAGCCGCAGTCGCGACCTCAATTACGCCCACAACCGGCGCCGGGATTCCCAACACCACCGTCACACAGAACGGGAACGTGTATAACATTACCGATGGGACCAGAGCGGGCACGAATCTGTTTCACAGTTTTGGAAACTTCAGTGTCGGAGCAGGCGACATCGCCAACTTCTTGAATACTCCAGTCAACGGTAGCTTGCCATTGACGTCGAATATCCTTGGACGTGTCACTGGCGGAAATGTCTCGAATCTCTTTGGGACCATTCAGACCACCGGATTCGGCAACGCGAATCTTTTTCTCATGAATCCAGCCGGTATCGTCTTCGGGCCCACCGCCACGTTGAATGTCGGCGGATCGGTCACATTCACCACAGCCAATAGCATACGACTCACAGACACGGGAATATTGCACGCCGATCCCACTTCAACAAGCGTATTGACCAGCGCGCCCGTCGCGGCCTTTGGGTTTCTCGGTTCCAATCCTGGAGCCATCACTGTCCAAGGCAGCAACTTGTCCGTACCGACCGGGCAATCCCTCAGTTTCATCGCTGGAGATATTGCCATCGGCCCAAGCGAAGCAACAGGAAACCCACCTCAACCTGCACACATCGCAGCCCCGGAAGGACGGATTAATTTGGTCAGCGGCGCGTCAACCGGGGAAGTCATGGCTTCAACTTTTCAACCAACACCCGGAATGGCAGGTGGTTCGATCACCCTTGGCCCTGGAACCTTGGTGGACGTCAGCGGAAATGCAGGAGGCACCGTGCGTATCCGTGGCGGAAGCTTGGTGATGGACAATGCGACGATCTCGGCTGACACAGTTAATGCAAATGGAGCTTTATCCGCCGTAGACATTCAACTCACCGGCGATCTGTTGATCTCGGCTGATCTGAACCCTGCCGTCACTGCCCGAACAACCGGCTCAGGCAATGCCGGAGACACTCTAATTTCTTCGGCCAACATGTCTGTTACGGCTACTACAGAAGATATCTTGGCTGTCATCGACCCCCACACTACAGGATCGGGTAGAGCAGGCAATGTCACTATTACGACCGGCAATCTCCAAGTCGATGGAAGCAACGCCTTGGGTCTCATCTACTTTATAGATTCTGGAACAATAGGCCTAGACGGCGGCCACGGCGGTGATGTGACCATCACCGCTCGCACTATTGACGTCAACACTGCACCAATCAGCACTGGTCAATCAGTTGCACTTCAGAGCGGCGAAGACGCTACCGGCTCTGCCGGCAATGTCAGAATTTCGGCAGACAGTCTCCACATGACCCTATCGCCCATTGTGACAGACGGTGGATTCTTTGATGTTGGTCGAGCAGGAGATATCACAGTTACAGCTCATGAGATCATGTTGGACAACAGCGATATGACGGCTCTTAGTTTTGAGCGAGGCGGTCAAATAAGGATCTCTGCAAACCACTTATTAACCAATGAAAGCATGCTCCACGCCAATACCGCTTCTCTTGCGGGAGGAGGAGTCTCGGTTTCAGCCGATACGATCGAACTTACGAATGGGAGCCAAATCGTGAGCGATACTGCAGGCAACGGAGCCGCCGGCTCAATCATCATCGTGGCAAACGATCACATCACCCTCTCTGCTCAACCTCCTTTCTTTCGGCCGAGCGGTATCTTCAGCAACTCTTTTGGGAGATCTGGCAGTTTCGGCGATGCTGCAAGTGTCACTATCACAACCCCGCGATTGGAGATGTTGAATGGCTCGAGGATCAATACCATCACCAAGAGCAGCGGCCGGGGCGGCGATGTTGCGATCACGACAACGGGTCCTATTTTAATCTCGGGCGAGTTCCCCAAGGATATCCCAGAACCGTTATTCTCTCTCGGCACCATCCATCCGAGCGGTATTTTCACTTCAACGATCGGCGGCAAATGTTCAGGACCGTGCGGCAGTGCAGGTAATATAGCCATCACTACGGGATCGCTCGCGATGGGTACCGGCTCTCAGATCGACAGTGGCACCAGCAGCAACGGACAAGGTGGCAACATCACAATCGCCGCAATAGACAAGATAGCCATGTCCGGCACTCTGACCACGAGCCAGCCAGGCGGAATCCAAAGCCGAACAATCGGCACAGCACCGGATGCGGGCTCAGGTGGTAATATTTTTCTCACTGCCGGTCAATCGGTGACTATCTCTGACGGCGCGTCGGTGTCCGCCAGCAGTACAGGGCCTGGCAACGCGGGCAACATTGCGATCAATGCCGGCCAGCAATTTGAAATGCGCAACAGTTCGGTGAAGACGGAAGCCGCGCAGGCCAGTGGCGGGAATATCGACATTCAAGCCATTGACCGTATCCGACTGGTGAATAGTTCCATCAGCACATCGGTACTTGGCGGTAGCGGCAGCGGTGGAAATATTACGATCGATCCGAATGTCGTCATCTTGCAGAACAGCCAGGTGATTGCCCAGGCCGTCCAGGGCGCCGGGGGGAATATTTCCATCACCACGCCACTCTTCCTCGCCGATGCCAGCAGCCTGGTGGATGCCTCGTCGCAATTCGGCTTGAACGGCACGGTGAACATCCAGAGTCCGACCTCGAACCTGGCAGGCACCGTCTCCTCACTCCCCTCTTCGCTTCGCCAGGTACAGTCACTCCAGACCGGTCGTTGCGCGGCACTGGCTGATAGCCGATCCAGCAGCCTGATCGTCGCCGGGCGCGATATTCTTCCGGCGGAGCCGGGCGGTTGGTCGCCCAGTCCCTTCGCACTCATCATGGAACAGACCGAACCGCTGGCCCTCGCCAGTGAGGAAAGCAGCCCACTGGTCGCGGCCATGACTGCATCGGCCGATGCCCCGGTCTCGTTGCGTCGGTTGACCCCCGCAGGCTTTCTGACACAGCGCTTTGCGGAGAGTGGATTGACTGGATGCCGCGCGTAA
- a CDS encoding response regulator: protein MTYGTILVVDDSPDIREITRMTLSRQGYEVWLAPDGNSAIQLMNQPVLASEVCAVICDLAMPNGNGMYLIAHLQKHHPAIPIIVCSGADDTEFLEGIIQQGVGDWMRKPVSRDVLVQKVRTAVHLFTLRTRQDSVNRPSYASDASPRTASPSEFEAVQDFHDKTTDQ from the coding sequence ATGACATACGGAACAATCCTGGTGGTCGACGACAGTCCCGACATTCGAGAAATTACCCGTATGACGCTCAGTCGGCAAGGTTATGAAGTCTGGCTGGCTCCGGACGGCAACAGTGCTATACAGCTAATGAACCAACCGGTGCTGGCGAGTGAAGTCTGCGCCGTGATCTGCGACCTGGCCATGCCCAATGGCAACGGAATGTATCTCATCGCCCACCTCCAGAAACATCACCCGGCCATCCCGATCATCGTCTGCAGCGGGGCCGACGACACAGAATTCCTTGAAGGCATTATCCAGCAAGGAGTGGGCGACTGGATGCGGAAACCCGTGTCGAGGGATGTCCTTGTGCAAAAAGTCAGAACCGCCGTCCATCTCTTCACGCTCAGAACCAGGCAGGACTCGGTGAACAGACCTTCATATGCTTCAGACGCAAGTCCTAGGACGGCCTCCCCCTCAGAGTTTGAGGCAGTACAGGACTTTCACGACAAGACCACCGACCAGTGA
- the thpR gene encoding RNA 2',3'-cyclic phosphodiesterase, with amino-acid sequence MIRAFLAVELSEDVRAQIERVQQDLKSSLAREMPRAVRLSWVQPASIHLTIKFLGDIDEQGIEPLREALAAAVHAQRVLAVPLERLGAFPVLHAPRVLWVGAAERWERGDEAQRLAELHAAVEARCDSFGFAPDSRPLSPHLTLARIKAGAHEFGDTLASSKLLDRPLSLGALAVESVALIKSDLRPTGSVYTKLWDVRLNG; translated from the coding sequence ATGATTCGCGCCTTTCTGGCCGTCGAATTGTCCGAGGACGTTCGAGCCCAGATCGAGCGAGTGCAACAGGATCTCAAGTCATCTCTCGCCCGTGAGATGCCGAGGGCCGTGCGCCTCTCGTGGGTGCAGCCAGCCTCGATCCATCTCACGATCAAATTTCTTGGCGATATCGACGAGCAGGGTATTGAGCCATTGCGCGAAGCGCTTGCTGCGGCCGTGCACGCTCAGCGAGTGCTGGCCGTTCCGCTCGAGCGGCTGGGAGCCTTTCCCGTTTTGCACGCTCCCCGCGTCCTGTGGGTCGGGGCTGCGGAACGGTGGGAGCGAGGCGATGAGGCTCAGCGGCTGGCTGAGTTGCATGCGGCAGTCGAAGCCCGGTGCGACTCATTCGGTTTCGCGCCGGACAGCCGACCCCTGAGCCCGCATCTGACGTTGGCCCGGATCAAGGCCGGGGCGCATGAGTTCGGCGACACCCTCGCGTCGAGCAAGCTGTTGGATCGCCCGCTGTCATTGGGTGCCCTGGCGGTGGAGTCGGTTGCGCTGATCAAGAGCGACTTGAGGCCGACCGGTTCGGTCTATACGAAGTTGTGGGACGTGCGGCTGAATGGTTAA
- the recA gene encoding recombinase RecA yields the protein MSEKDDKKRALELALAQIEKQYGKGAIMKLGADERPADVPAISTGSLGLDIALGVGGLPRGRVIEIFGPESSGKTTMTLHCIAEVQKTGGVAAFIDAEHALDLTYAKKLGVQDDELLVSQPDTGEQALEIAETLVRSGAIDLIVVDSVAALTPRAEIEGEMGDSHMGLQARLMSQALRKLTAAISKSQTTLIFINQIRMKIGVMFGNPETTTGGNALKFYSSVRLDIRRIESVKEGQDVMGNRVRVKVVKNKMAPPFRQAEFDIMFAEGISKTGELVDIGVEKKIIDKSGAWYSYKGERVGQGRDAARDFLKNNPAVALEVEAKLRELAGVPARNAKRPEPKEEKPVAKTEKGEEKRAHK from the coding sequence ATGTCAGAGAAAGACGACAAAAAACGCGCGTTAGAGTTGGCCCTTGCCCAGATCGAGAAGCAATACGGGAAGGGCGCCATCATGAAGCTGGGGGCAGACGAACGTCCTGCCGATGTCCCGGCCATCTCGACCGGGTCATTGGGACTCGATATCGCCCTCGGGGTCGGGGGCCTGCCTCGCGGACGGGTCATTGAAATTTTCGGCCCGGAATCGTCGGGCAAGACCACGATGACGCTTCATTGTATCGCCGAGGTTCAGAAGACCGGCGGTGTGGCTGCGTTTATCGATGCGGAACATGCCCTGGATTTGACCTATGCTAAAAAACTCGGGGTGCAGGATGACGAATTGCTCGTGTCCCAGCCGGATACCGGCGAACAGGCCCTGGAAATCGCCGAAACGCTGGTCCGGAGCGGAGCCATCGACCTGATCGTGGTGGACTCGGTGGCCGCGCTCACGCCGCGGGCTGAAATCGAAGGCGAAATGGGTGACTCCCATATGGGCTTGCAGGCCCGGCTCATGTCGCAAGCCTTGCGCAAGCTGACTGCGGCTATCTCCAAGTCTCAGACGACGCTGATTTTCATCAACCAGATCCGCATGAAGATCGGGGTGATGTTCGGCAATCCGGAAACCACGACCGGCGGCAATGCGTTGAAGTTCTATTCCTCGGTTCGCCTCGATATTCGTCGCATCGAGTCCGTGAAAGAAGGCCAGGATGTGATGGGGAACCGGGTGCGCGTGAAGGTCGTCAAGAACAAGATGGCGCCGCCGTTCCGCCAGGCGGAGTTCGACATCATGTTTGCCGAAGGTATCTCGAAGACTGGTGAATTGGTCGACATTGGTGTGGAAAAGAAAATCATCGATAAGTCCGGGGCCTGGTATTCCTATAAAGGTGAACGGGTCGGCCAGGGCCGTGATGCAGCGCGAGATTTTCTCAAGAATAATCCCGCTGTAGCGTTGGAAGTTGAAGCCAAACTTCGCGAACTGGCCGGGGTGCCTGCCCGCAATGCGAAGCGGCCGGAGCCCAAAGAAGAGAAGCCTGTGGCAAAGACGGAAAAGGGTGAGGAGAAGCGGGCGCACAAGTAG
- a CDS encoding SDR family oxidoreductase, with translation MLNSNGKTVVITGASTGIGAACAWHLDRLGFTVFAGVRRIEDGEPLKAQGSVRLQPILLDVTDAGSIEQARRQIAGQVGPRGLAGLVNNAGIAVVGPLEAVPIADLRRQFEVNVIGQVAVTQAFLPLLRNGRGRIINMGSIAGRAAMPVMGPYSASKFALEALTDALRLEVQQWGIQVSIVEPGAIATPIWTKSGAKAEELETVTSEELKALYAGVIAGVRARVAEASARAIPPDAVSNAVVHALTASRPKTRYLVGRDAKIRALMIKVLPDRWSDRLMTWILNLPH, from the coding sequence ATGTTGAACAGCAATGGCAAAACAGTGGTGATCACCGGAGCCTCGACCGGAATCGGCGCGGCCTGTGCGTGGCATCTCGATCGGCTTGGCTTTACGGTGTTTGCCGGGGTGCGTCGGATCGAGGATGGTGAACCTCTGAAGGCGCAGGGATCGGTTCGGCTCCAGCCTATTTTGCTAGATGTTACCGATGCGGGCTCGATCGAACAGGCGCGGCGGCAGATTGCCGGGCAGGTCGGGCCGCGAGGGTTGGCCGGACTGGTGAATAACGCGGGCATTGCCGTGGTCGGTCCGTTGGAGGCTGTGCCGATTGCCGATCTGCGTCGGCAGTTTGAGGTGAATGTAATCGGGCAGGTCGCGGTGACCCAGGCGTTTCTTCCGCTGCTCCGCAACGGGCGTGGGCGCATCATCAACATGGGGTCGATTGCGGGGCGCGCCGCGATGCCGGTGATGGGGCCGTACTCGGCGTCGAAGTTTGCGTTGGAAGCGTTGACGGATGCCTTGCGTCTCGAAGTGCAGCAGTGGGGAATTCAGGTATCCATTGTGGAGCCGGGGGCGATTGCCACGCCGATCTGGACGAAGTCCGGTGCGAAGGCGGAAGAGCTAGAGACGGTCACGTCGGAAGAATTGAAGGCTTTGTACGCCGGAGTAATCGCGGGGGTCAGGGCGCGCGTGGCCGAGGCGTCGGCAAGGGCGATTCCTCCCGATGCCGTTTCGAATGCCGTGGTCCATGCTTTGACGGCCTCCCGCCCGAAGACCCGGTATCTTGTCGGAAGAGATGCGAAGATTCGCGCGCTGATGATCAAGGTGCTTCCGGACCGGTGGTCGGACCGGCTGATGACGTGGATTTTGAATCTGCCTCACTGA
- a CDS encoding PilZ domain-containing protein, whose product MYKRRCARYPVHFQSTLSSTHLPEGNGTAVELSIRGCRVQSFIPVIPGLHMKVSIDVRKPDAVIEIDQAIVRWVSGEQFGLEFSSITPEQFERLTTVIQQLPSVPNRD is encoded by the coding sequence ATGTATAAGCGCCGTTGCGCCCGATACCCTGTGCACTTCCAAAGCACACTTTCGTCAACACACCTTCCCGAAGGAAACGGGACGGCGGTGGAACTCTCCATTCGCGGCTGCCGTGTCCAGAGTTTCATCCCGGTTATTCCAGGCTTACACATGAAGGTTTCAATCGATGTCCGGAAGCCCGATGCTGTCATTGAAATCGACCAGGCTATCGTCCGGTGGGTCTCCGGCGAGCAATTCGGACTCGAATTTTCCTCGATAACCCCCGAGCAGTTTGAGCGATTGACTACGGTCATTCAACAGCTTCCCTCCGTTCCGAATCGCGACTGA